A DNA window from Rhizobium sp. NXC14 contains the following coding sequences:
- a CDS encoding GNAT family N-acetyltransferase has product MPAASYRVDLRTLDELPARELYDLLRMRVDVFVVEQNCPYPELDGKDIDALHLRLLEGGDLLAAARILKPHEPQDPSKIGRVVVSPAHRGKRLGDALMRESITACERRYPANPIALSAQAHLRRFYESFGFVGTSQEYLEDGIPHIDMVRRPAIQMA; this is encoded by the coding sequence ATGCCTGCAGCAAGCTACCGGGTCGATCTGAGGACTCTCGATGAGCTCCCCGCGCGGGAGCTCTACGACCTCCTGCGAATGCGGGTCGATGTCTTCGTCGTCGAGCAGAACTGTCCCTATCCGGAACTCGACGGCAAGGACATCGATGCCCTGCATCTCAGACTGCTGGAGGGCGGTGACCTCCTGGCGGCGGCGCGGATCCTCAAACCGCATGAGCCGCAGGACCCGTCCAAGATCGGCCGCGTCGTCGTCTCGCCTGCCCATCGCGGCAAACGTCTGGGCGACGCATTGATGCGTGAATCGATCACCGCCTGTGAGCGGCGTTATCCGGCAAATCCGATTGCCTTGTCAGCGCAGGCCCATCTGCGCCGCTTCTACGAATCCTTCGGCTTTGTCGGGACGTCGCAGGAATATCTGGAAGACGGCATTCCCCATATCGATATGGTCAGACGGCCGGCCATTCAGATGGCATGA
- a CDS encoding YaiI/YqxD family protein gives MIYVDADACPVKPEILKVAERHCLEVTFVANSGLRPSRDPMVHNVIVSNAFDAADNWIAERAGAGDVVVTADVPLAVRCVAAGAFVSGPTGRVFDETNIGMASAMRDLGAHLRETGESKGYNAAFSPKDRSRFLETFDRLCRRAKSLSAEAGGQS, from the coding sequence ATGATCTATGTCGACGCCGATGCCTGCCCGGTGAAGCCGGAGATCCTGAAGGTTGCCGAACGCCACTGCCTCGAAGTCACGTTCGTCGCCAATTCCGGCCTGCGCCCGTCCCGCGACCCGATGGTCCACAACGTCATCGTCTCCAATGCCTTCGATGCCGCCGATAACTGGATCGCCGAGCGCGCCGGCGCCGGCGACGTCGTCGTTACCGCCGACGTGCCGCTTGCAGTGCGCTGCGTCGCCGCCGGCGCCTTCGTCAGCGGTCCGACCGGGCGTGTCTTCGACGAGACTAATATCGGCATGGCGAGCGCCATGCGCGATCTCGGTGCGCATTTGCGCGAAACCGGGGAAAGCAAAGGTTACAACGCCGCCTTCAGCCCGAAAGACCGCTCGCGATTCCTCGAAACTTTCGACCGCCTCTGCCGCCGTGCCAAGAGCCTTTCCGCCGAGGCCGGCGGCCAGTCATGA
- the sugE gene encoding quaternary ammonium compound efflux SMR transporter SugE yields MAWFLLFLAGLFECGWAIGLKYTAGFTRPLPTALTVISMVVSVVLLGLAVKYLPIGTAYAVWTGIGTVGTVLLGIWLLGDGASVSRLACIALIVAGITGLKLTA; encoded by the coding sequence ATGGCCTGGTTTCTGCTTTTTCTCGCTGGCCTTTTCGAATGTGGCTGGGCGATCGGCCTTAAATACACCGCGGGTTTCACGCGGCCGCTGCCGACGGCGCTGACCGTCATTTCCATGGTGGTGAGCGTCGTCCTGCTCGGCCTGGCGGTGAAGTACCTGCCGATCGGCACCGCTTATGCGGTGTGGACCGGCATCGGCACGGTCGGCACCGTGCTCCTGGGCATTTGGCTGCTCGGCGATGGGGCAAGTGTCTCCCGTCTTGCCTGTATTGCACTGATCGTCGCCGGCATCACCGGCCTCAAGCTCACCGCCTGA